In Granulicella sibirica, the following proteins share a genomic window:
- a CDS encoding energy transducer TonB produces MTALALLLTFVLTMPCPMQEPTVNAPVRVSSGVLAKDLVKRVDPQFPKEAKRRKINGLVVLRVIIGTDGTVKKLRVISGPELLQTSFSKAVKQWVYKPYLINGVPVEVETTIALEYAMGGS; encoded by the coding sequence ATGACGGCGCTCGCTTTGCTATTGACTTTCGTGTTGACTATGCCGTGCCCTATGCAGGAGCCGACGGTAAATGCGCCGGTGCGAGTTTCAAGCGGCGTACTGGCAAAAGATCTAGTAAAAAGGGTTGATCCTCAGTTCCCAAAGGAAGCGAAAAGGCGAAAAATCAATGGACTTGTAGTACTGCGAGTCATCATTGGTACGGATGGGACAGTCAAAAAGCTACGGGTGATCAGTGGACCCGAATTACTGCAAACGAGCTTCTCGAAAGCCGTCAAGCAATGGGTTTATAAACCTTATCTCATCAATGGAGTGCCAGTGGAGGTCGAGACGACGATCGCACTTGAATACGCTATGGGAGGTTCCTAA
- a CDS encoding tyrosine-type recombinase/integrase: MDLVLDGVTSGHSRRSYRTGLARFFAWIRVAGQGTGFTKAVVQQYRAALIADGLSASTINLRLSPIRKLARELADNQMLDPKVASAVERVPGVEKRGTRIGNWLMKDQANQLLNAPDAETLAGRRDRAMIALLLGCGLRRGELLRLDVGDLEQREGRWVIPDMLGKGNRVRTVTVPAGAKARIDLWLEATGITAGADLPAGQQERCHHRNRDEGRQGGLEAGPALCEADRAG, from the coding sequence ATGGACCTGGTGCTCGACGGGGTCACCTCCGGGCACTCCCGTCGGTCCTACCGCACCGGGCTGGCACGATTCTTCGCCTGGATCAGGGTCGCAGGGCAGGGGACCGGCTTCACCAAAGCTGTCGTCCAGCAGTACCGGGCAGCGCTGATCGCCGACGGACTCTCCGCGTCCACCATCAACCTCCGCCTTTCGCCCATCCGGAAGCTGGCACGTGAGCTGGCCGACAACCAGATGCTCGACCCGAAGGTCGCTTCGGCGGTCGAGCGTGTGCCTGGAGTCGAGAAGCGGGGAACCCGGATCGGAAACTGGCTCATGAAGGATCAGGCCAACCAGCTGCTCAATGCTCCTGACGCCGAGACGCTGGCTGGTAGGCGTGACCGGGCGATGATCGCTCTCCTGCTCGGTTGTGGTCTGCGCCGAGGGGAGCTGCTCCGTCTCGACGTCGGAGACCTCGAGCAGAGGGAAGGGAGGTGGGTCATCCCGGACATGCTCGGGAAAGGCAACCGGGTCCGGACCGTCACCGTCCCCGCAGGAGCCAAAGCCCGCATCGATCTCTGGCTTGAGGCGACGGGGATCACCGCCGGGGCGGATCTTCCGGCCGGTCAACAAGAGCGATGTCATCATCGGAACCGAGATGAAGGACGACAAGGCGGTCTGGAGGCTGGTCCTGCGCTATGCGAAGCAGACCGAGCTGGGTAA
- a CDS encoding TrbG/VirB9 family P-type conjugative transfer protein, translated as MKTPLLIAASLTLAVTAHAAPPATAQQKAPRTVEVSATSAPPIIRTSLNESTLLELPAEEKVATVFGGNTDDWIFNAGHVASRFISVKPKAAAAKSTTNVHIISDHGNDYTLELQEVSGDPSASFDSTVFLVPADKEAQKKLAEAPVFVPVAEVKEKQDRLEKELAEAQAKASADHKTAQDAQEKYASTYPSNLHFDYSWDQSKAKALGVRQIWDDGKFTYIQGKFEEPPVVYELKDKKGSIINFDFANGLYTVPKLLQNGYVAIGKSKVEFHREEAN; from the coding sequence ATGAAAACACCACTCTTGATTGCCGCGAGCCTCACGCTTGCGGTCACCGCCCATGCTGCGCCCCCGGCCACAGCACAACAGAAGGCTCCTCGTACGGTCGAAGTGAGCGCAACCTCCGCCCCGCCAATCATCAGAACGAGCCTCAATGAATCGACGCTCCTGGAGCTGCCCGCCGAAGAGAAGGTCGCAACGGTGTTCGGAGGAAACACCGACGATTGGATCTTCAACGCCGGGCACGTCGCCAGCCGTTTTATCAGCGTGAAACCGAAGGCCGCCGCCGCAAAAAGCACGACGAACGTCCACATCATCTCTGACCACGGAAACGACTACACACTGGAGTTGCAAGAGGTTTCGGGCGACCCGAGCGCGAGCTTTGATTCCACTGTCTTCCTAGTCCCCGCAGACAAAGAGGCTCAGAAGAAGCTGGCCGAGGCCCCCGTCTTCGTTCCGGTCGCGGAGGTCAAGGAAAAGCAGGACCGCTTAGAGAAGGAACTCGCCGAGGCCCAAGCGAAGGCGAGTGCCGATCACAAGACGGCTCAGGACGCGCAGGAGAAGTACGCCAGCACGTATCCGAGCAATTTGCACTTTGACTATAGCTGGGACCAGTCGAAGGCCAAGGCGCTTGGTGTCAGGCAGATTTGGGACGACGGGAAATTCACCTACATCCAGGGCAAGTTCGAAGAGCCGCCTGTGGTCTACGAGCTGAAGGACAAGAAGGGCTCAATCATCAACTTCGATTTCGCTAACGGTCTTTACACAGTGCCGAAGCTCCTCCAGAACGGGTACGTCGCGATCGGCAAGTCCAAGGTTGAGTTTCATCGCGAGGAGGCCAACTAA
- a CDS encoding LysR family transcriptional regulator — MHSIEFRHLRYFVAVFGHQSFTRAAGKLYVSQSAISKGIRELEDRLGTPLFFRHSDRVSPTASGLQLFDYAQPILELHEESLQELRRMHGREPRDLLVGCETAADKRIVAIAERVYHKLYPTSGVKTVFAPTEQILERLASGKIDAAIVTLPSAEPATRVVTLAQERMLVCMRSDDTLAASSAIEASQITGRLRVFQPVGAHSKAHLNLMKFLEREGVDTGAPLFASSINGQFEMVEAGLGLTLVREHSDIPKGLVTRPFSRLKWTLDTALLYLPSLRSRSTSVWAMRLERTLKRKPFHVSRSPPRS, encoded by the coding sequence ATGCATAGTATTGAGTTCCGGCACCTCCGTTACTTCGTTGCAGTTTTCGGTCATCAAAGTTTCACTCGAGCGGCGGGCAAACTGTATGTGTCCCAATCCGCGATTAGTAAAGGGATCCGTGAGCTTGAAGATCGGCTCGGAACACCGTTGTTCTTCCGGCATTCCGATCGGGTCAGCCCGACTGCGAGTGGGCTTCAGTTGTTCGATTACGCTCAACCAATCCTTGAACTCCACGAGGAATCGCTACAGGAGCTTCGACGAATGCACGGTCGGGAGCCCAGAGATTTGCTGGTAGGTTGCGAGACGGCTGCTGATAAGCGCATTGTGGCGATCGCAGAACGGGTCTATCACAAGCTATATCCGACTTCCGGCGTTAAGACTGTCTTCGCACCGACAGAGCAGATACTGGAGCGCCTCGCATCTGGCAAAATCGATGCTGCCATCGTCACGCTACCTTCCGCTGAACCAGCCACCCGAGTCGTGACACTCGCTCAAGAGCGCATGTTGGTGTGCATGAGATCGGACGATACGTTAGCGGCAAGCTCCGCTATCGAGGCTTCGCAGATCACTGGCCGTCTCAGGGTCTTTCAACCGGTGGGCGCCCACTCGAAAGCCCATCTCAACTTGATGAAGTTCCTTGAACGGGAAGGAGTAGATACTGGCGCTCCCCTGTTCGCCTCATCCATCAACGGACAATTCGAGATGGTTGAGGCGGGTCTCGGGTTGACTCTCGTTCGAGAGCATAGCGATATCCCGAAAGGTCTAGTCACGCGGCCATTCTCGCGACTCAAGTGGACTTTAGACACAGCCCTCCTTTACCTCCCGTCGCTACGAAGCCGCAGCACATCAGTTTGGGCGATGCGTCTGGAACGCACGCTCAAGAGGAAGCCATTCCACGTCTCACGATCTCCACCAAGATCGTAG
- a CDS encoding VirB3 family type IV secretion system protein gives MTKRGEPLAINQALNKPREKLGLSLPIWMFIVIVSILVLLLRFYLLSIAIFIVITAGCWFIVRKHPKMFQLWGLSFTQKSYYDPRKR, from the coding sequence ATAACGAAGCGAGGAGAACCACTAGCGATCAATCAGGCACTCAACAAACCCCGAGAGAAGCTGGGTCTCAGCTTGCCCATCTGGATGTTCATTGTGATTGTGTCGATTCTGGTTCTCCTCCTTCGGTTTTATCTTCTCTCAATCGCGATCTTCATTGTCATCACTGCCGGATGCTGGTTCATCGTCCGCAAACACCCAAAGATGTTTCAACTGTGGGGCTTGAGCTTCACGCAGAAGAGCTACTATGACCCGCGCAAACGCTAA
- a CDS encoding VirB4 family type IV secretion system protein yields the protein MTRANANQWFTDAKAANSIVPIARFVSPTVFATKTRGYGCLFSVEGIDDEGLTDADVEARVRAIEGGLRGLPEGSCLYQYMRVTSGFAIPRKKNYKHPVTQSFVDDRLDFLDKTAKFRRIDLHWCLTFEPELINPLATKPKDQASENGRLLGQLQKAASILETHLSQEIGIKLLEKDQTFKFFCELFNLEEWAGHTRLVSDMGVDQQIANSAVSWQPDHLRVGKRYVQMFSLSSTPATSQPCMFNGLTNLTCDSVFCTTWRPKSTSSVRKEIGAQEKWIEFFKVGIFQRLMAGKNFAALNEGVGAKAATDGVDDLGLIVSELNKKAQGEYTARLLLSSRSAAELHDNIPVVHRIFVDAQANIIEESLGNLSAFYAMFPANHRYSVYPLWLGEDHHARLSPVFAPHIGHLVSDDLDDEYLNVLETRQGTPFFQDVFVEGVRVQLTIGPPGKGKSVHTNQMLALERKYNGFVYIFDIGNSYESMVELYGGRVDKVGLDGPRVNPFALEPTEKNVKFLYNFVKMLLTNGGATLSPEDEDTVFKEVQGMYHLDPQNRRLSNLLLPKHLSRYLAKWIDKGAYHAIFDNVEDSLRLSQIQCWDFAGVAKDYPDLIEPLMVWLLRRIDDVLYDPKNLGVPKHVVIEEIFSNLQNKELLEGALASIKQVRKNLGGVTMIAQSANDLGVNADSIVNSCTSFLLLPDATFNRDFYGKLFKMNEQQLTLFEGLRQREALYMRRDGVTKVVTLNLDPRSYAMFSTKPKDKARRGRLIEKWGLHEGITRFVSGEDA from the coding sequence ATGACCCGCGCAAACGCTAATCAATGGTTCACCGATGCGAAGGCAGCAAACAGCATCGTGCCTATCGCCCGCTTCGTTAGCCCAACCGTGTTCGCAACAAAGACGAGAGGTTACGGATGCCTCTTCTCAGTTGAGGGAATCGACGACGAAGGCCTTACGGACGCCGATGTCGAGGCACGAGTCCGCGCGATCGAGGGCGGACTGCGTGGGCTTCCAGAGGGTTCATGCCTCTATCAATACATGCGGGTGACATCCGGTTTTGCGATTCCCAGGAAGAAGAACTACAAGCATCCTGTTACTCAGTCCTTCGTCGACGATCGGCTGGACTTCCTCGACAAGACGGCAAAGTTCAGACGCATCGACCTTCACTGGTGCCTAACGTTCGAGCCCGAGCTAATCAACCCACTCGCGACGAAGCCGAAAGACCAGGCTAGCGAGAACGGAAGGCTGTTGGGGCAGTTGCAGAAGGCCGCGTCCATCCTCGAGACCCACTTGAGCCAGGAGATCGGTATCAAGCTTCTTGAGAAAGACCAGACTTTCAAGTTCTTCTGTGAGCTTTTCAATCTGGAGGAGTGGGCGGGGCACACCCGGCTTGTTTCAGACATGGGCGTCGATCAGCAGATCGCCAATAGTGCGGTTTCATGGCAGCCCGACCATCTGCGAGTGGGGAAGCGGTACGTCCAGATGTTTTCGCTTTCCAGCACACCCGCAACGTCACAGCCTTGCATGTTCAATGGGCTCACCAATCTGACATGCGATAGCGTGTTCTGCACAACGTGGCGTCCGAAGTCGACTTCATCGGTCCGTAAGGAGATTGGGGCACAAGAGAAGTGGATTGAGTTCTTCAAGGTAGGAATTTTTCAACGCCTGATGGCTGGCAAGAACTTCGCCGCACTCAATGAGGGGGTGGGTGCAAAGGCTGCGACCGATGGCGTTGATGATCTCGGATTGATCGTTTCCGAGTTGAATAAGAAGGCGCAGGGCGAGTACACCGCCCGGCTCCTACTGTCATCCCGTAGCGCCGCCGAGCTACACGACAACATTCCGGTTGTGCACCGGATCTTCGTCGATGCTCAGGCCAACATCATTGAGGAAAGCTTAGGCAATCTCTCCGCGTTCTATGCGATGTTTCCGGCCAATCACCGATACAGCGTTTATCCACTGTGGCTGGGCGAAGATCATCATGCCCGACTGTCACCAGTCTTTGCGCCTCACATCGGGCATCTGGTCTCTGACGATTTGGACGATGAGTATCTAAATGTTCTGGAGACAAGGCAGGGAACCCCCTTCTTCCAGGATGTCTTTGTTGAGGGTGTGCGAGTCCAGCTCACGATAGGGCCACCGGGCAAGGGCAAATCCGTCCACACAAACCAGATGCTCGCGCTGGAGCGCAAATACAACGGCTTCGTCTACATCTTTGACATCGGCAATAGCTACGAGAGCATGGTCGAGCTGTATGGCGGCAGGGTGGACAAGGTTGGTCTGGACGGCCCGCGCGTCAACCCATTTGCGCTAGAGCCCACTGAGAAAAATGTGAAGTTTCTCTACAACTTCGTCAAGATGCTGCTCACCAACGGCGGCGCGACGTTGAGCCCAGAGGACGAGGACACGGTGTTCAAAGAGGTTCAGGGCATGTATCACCTTGACCCACAGAACCGCAGACTCTCAAACCTGCTCCTGCCTAAACATCTAAGCCGATACCTGGCTAAATGGATAGACAAGGGCGCTTATCACGCCATTTTCGACAACGTTGAGGACTCGCTTAGACTTTCGCAGATCCAGTGCTGGGATTTTGCGGGCGTGGCAAAAGACTACCCCGACCTGATCGAGCCCCTCATGGTCTGGTTGCTGCGCCGGATCGACGACGTTCTGTATGACCCGAAGAATCTAGGTGTCCCCAAGCACGTTGTCATCGAAGAGATCTTCTCGAACCTCCAGAACAAAGAGCTGCTGGAGGGTGCGCTCGCCAGCATCAAGCAGGTTCGAAAAAACCTCGGCGGCGTCACCATGATCGCTCAGTCTGCCAACGATCTTGGAGTGAACGCGGACAGCATCGTCAACTCCTGCACGTCGTTTCTCTTACTTCCCGATGCGACGTTCAACCGGGACTTTTACGGCAAGCTCTTCAAGATGAATGAGCAGCAGCTCACCCTTTTCGAGGGCCTACGCCAGCGTGAGGCCCTTTATATGCGGCGTGACGGCGTGACCAAAGTTGTCACGCTCAATCTCGATCCCCGCAGCTATGCGATGTTCTCGACCAAACCAAAAGACAAGGCGCGGCGGGGAAGGCTCATCGAGAAGTGGGGGTTACACGAGGGAATTACCCGCTTTGTTTCAGGCGAAGACGCATAG
- a CDS encoding helix-turn-helix domain-containing protein has protein sequence MQYTYELFLKELGARLKQMRKERGWTLRTMVVEHKFHATHWQSFESGKAISVPSLLRACEAFDVPLEDLVRGLGRFGTPETQSDQESSVTAPTPAKRSDRSKQTARGKKRD, from the coding sequence ATGCAATACACGTACGAATTGTTTTTGAAAGAGCTGGGCGCGAGACTAAAGCAGATGCGGAAGGAGCGCGGCTGGACGCTAAGAACGATGGTGGTTGAACACAAGTTCCACGCCACGCATTGGCAGAGCTTTGAAAGCGGAAAGGCGATCTCCGTTCCGTCGCTGCTGAGAGCGTGCGAAGCCTTTGACGTACCTCTTGAGGATCTCGTACGCGGCTTAGGACGTTTCGGGACGCCCGAGACACAATCAGACCAAGAGAGCTCGGTTACCGCACCGACCCCAGCGAAGAGATCCGATCGTTCCAAACAAACGGCGAGAGGCAAGAAGCGAGACTAA
- a CDS encoding tyrosine-type recombinase/integrase has product MKDDKAVWRLVLRYAKQTELGKLAPHDLRRTCAKLCRKAGGDLEQIQILLGHASLLTTAAYLGTEQSLVHAVNDAIGLEMR; this is encoded by the coding sequence ATGAAGGACGACAAGGCGGTCTGGAGGCTGGTCCTGCGCTATGCGAAGCAGACCGAGCTGGGTAAGCTGGCTCCTCACGATCTCCGCCGCACCTGTGCAAAGCTTTGCCGCAAGGCCGGTGGCGACCTCGAGCAGATCCAGATCCTGCTTGGTCATGCCAGCTTGTTGACCACAGCGGCCTACCTGGGCACGGAGCAATCCCTGGTTCATGCCGTCAATGACGCGATCGGACTCGAAATGCGGTAG
- a CDS encoding type II toxin-antitoxin system VapC family toxin — protein MSQLYMLDTNMASYLLKGKSPATRQRMLSLQVGELACISAVTEAEMLYGIAKSGIGEQRMRLLNWFLLLVAVQPWGREEAAAYGPLRARQEAMGKTLGPLDMQIAAHAISLGAVLVTNDKAFHQVPDLVGVDNWATDL, from the coding sequence ATGAGCCAGCTCTACATGCTCGACACGAACATGGCGAGCTATCTTCTCAAAGGTAAGTCACCGGCTACGCGCCAGCGCATGTTGTCTCTTCAGGTAGGCGAGCTGGCTTGCATTTCCGCAGTGACCGAGGCGGAGATGCTCTATGGCATCGCAAAATCTGGGATAGGGGAACAGCGGATGCGACTTTTGAACTGGTTTCTTCTGCTCGTCGCCGTCCAGCCGTGGGGGAGGGAAGAGGCTGCGGCGTACGGACCCTTGCGGGCCAGACAAGAGGCGATGGGAAAGACCCTCGGTCCCCTCGACATGCAGATTGCCGCTCATGCAATTTCACTGGGAGCCGTCCTCGTCACCAACGACAAAGCGTTCCACCAGGTTCCCGACCTCGTAGGTGTTGATAATTGGGCCACCGATCTCTGA
- a CDS encoding antitoxin — translation MSGRSQHVTIPAEYRFSAEEVFVRRDPQTGDLILSQTPGGWHEFFAAIDENPFPDDFLTNRAQGTAEIREEL, via the coding sequence ATGAGCGGACGCAGTCAGCACGTCACGATTCCAGCCGAGTACCGCTTTTCAGCCGAAGAGGTCTTCGTGCGCCGTGATCCCCAAACCGGGGATCTTATACTCTCGCAAACTCCCGGAGGTTGGCACGAGTTCTTCGCTGCCATTGACGAGAACCCATTTCCCGATGACTTCCTAACTAATCGGGCACAAGGTACCGCCGAGATTCGTGAAGAGCTATGA
- a CDS encoding replication protein RepA has translation MTKPEARELMTISEFRENDMGVLVLAGTRKRVAVRADAEGRFVPVDQELVVHSNPPQKPKRDHKAEVISARSSRAMKSAETRIALQSDETDVMQLAQALIMCGLPYSRTAERQVSRKARLGDGSTVTVTFTAQDASTDMPFGSDRLLLHYLLDKAVKSGSRYVSWDTAKQFMTDLGMTGTGGKAYADLRHRFDRLRALGIFVSRKGAGRNDTANMSAFSSTRLPSSMDLNAENVGQELLPLPNKSKYGIEIGEGLFNDLIKHHVPVPTELLIQTRGNAQLQDICTFLYWRCFSANSPSVIPWESIREQLGSSDSNPRRIKQRFADAIKFFIQIWPELNAEVTKAGLKVAPPTGGTYLLRQGKAARRIG, from the coding sequence ATGACGAAGCCTGAAGCCAGAGAACTGATGACAATAAGCGAGTTCCGTGAAAACGACATGGGAGTTCTAGTACTCGCCGGGACCCGGAAGCGGGTAGCAGTCCGCGCAGACGCGGAAGGCCGTTTCGTGCCGGTCGATCAGGAGCTTGTTGTACATAGCAACCCTCCGCAGAAGCCGAAGAGAGACCACAAAGCTGAGGTGATCAGCGCGAGGAGCAGTCGCGCGATGAAGAGTGCCGAGACTCGAATCGCCCTTCAGTCGGACGAAACTGACGTAATGCAGCTCGCCCAAGCCCTGATTATGTGTGGCTTGCCATATTCGCGCACTGCTGAGCGCCAAGTTTCACGTAAAGCTCGCTTGGGAGATGGCAGCACGGTCACTGTAACGTTCACTGCACAAGATGCCTCGACCGACATGCCCTTCGGGTCAGACCGCTTGTTGCTGCATTATTTGCTCGATAAGGCTGTCAAGTCCGGGAGCCGCTACGTGAGCTGGGACACCGCGAAACAGTTTATGACCGACCTGGGTATGACCGGAACCGGCGGTAAAGCGTACGCTGACCTCCGCCATCGCTTTGATAGGCTCCGTGCGTTGGGGATCTTTGTTTCGAGGAAAGGTGCCGGTCGGAACGATACTGCGAACATGTCGGCGTTTAGCTCAACCCGTCTACCTTCCAGCATGGACCTGAACGCTGAAAACGTCGGACAAGAACTGCTCCCCTTGCCGAACAAAAGCAAGTACGGAATTGAGATCGGGGAGGGCTTGTTTAACGATCTGATCAAACATCACGTACCTGTTCCGACAGAACTACTGATCCAAACACGTGGGAATGCTCAGCTGCAAGACATCTGCACATTTCTCTATTGGCGGTGCTTCTCGGCAAATAGCCCTTCGGTCATTCCCTGGGAATCGATCCGGGAGCAACTCGGGAGCAGCGACTCCAATCCGCGTCGGATTAAGCAACGCTTCGCCGATGCTATTAAGTTCTTCATCCAGATATGGCCGGAGCTAAATGCAGAAGTCACAAAGGCCGGACTGAAGGTGGCGCCCCCGACAGGTGGTACATATCTTCTTCGTCAAGGTAAGGCAGCTAGGCGGATCGGGTGA
- a CDS encoding ParA family protein — MKIAFLAKKGGAGKTTSSLLVAEALRQAGNHVALQDFDKQGSSTKSIRHSRSEVEIAVPKNQYTYIVFDTPPNLEHAASLVAVQQADVIIIVTGQTVVDFWEVSEAVEFAEKTNPRAAVRVLINRVKSGTILARSVDDSVAALKIKALKTQIPDRQVFAHFVGGGGWNVLDRSAQALAGQLALEIVSLPQTSLVQGSKERARA, encoded by the coding sequence TTGAAAATAGCCTTCTTGGCCAAAAAGGGTGGGGCAGGGAAAACCACCTCAAGCCTCCTCGTGGCGGAAGCCTTGAGGCAGGCTGGTAACCACGTAGCCTTACAAGATTTTGACAAACAGGGTTCAAGCACAAAGAGCATTCGGCACTCAAGATCCGAAGTAGAAATAGCTGTGCCGAAGAACCAGTACACCTACATCGTCTTCGATACCCCTCCTAATCTCGAACACGCGGCTAGTTTGGTTGCGGTTCAACAAGCGGACGTAATTATCATTGTGACCGGACAGACAGTCGTTGACTTCTGGGAGGTCAGCGAAGCGGTGGAGTTTGCAGAGAAGACAAATCCCCGGGCAGCGGTCCGCGTCCTCATCAATCGGGTGAAATCAGGAACCATTCTGGCTCGCAGCGTAGACGACTCAGTGGCGGCCCTAAAAATCAAAGCACTGAAGACCCAAATACCGGACCGGCAGGTCTTCGCTCATTTCGTCGGTGGAGGAGGCTGGAACGTACTCGATCGCAGCGCTCAAGCGCTCGCGGGTCAATTGGCTTTGGAGATCGTCAGTCTTCCACAAACTTCTCTGGTGCAGGGAAGCAAAGAACGAGCGAGGGCATAA
- a CDS encoding TrbI/VirB10 family protein, producing METVPQQPISKAPISKTLPIVIALTGAVLLIGVSTAYNAMSSGHKKEATKSTLQARPATADPQQVSGFEKQQQMIAKSDADQAQLKQALDALQAQERAVPTPEADSSAPMTPAQSRAIYGNSPNAPNQTSGQAEARAQAKQQAAEREKRRVDALNSDTVAIDFQTHEQKPSGTSPTVSGPTVIATQNVTDVADGETPEPKAAGAKAKDPMAAYDFDEYGGKLYRVFEGTVLEGVVTNHADGGMAGPVLIMLTTDYYSHDHQQLLLPQGTRLIGQVQAVSSQQQHKLAVVFHRAVCPDGFSIDIDKYAGLDQIGTTGLATKVDHGYLQAFAAAAAIGGLGGLAQIGNTGSVLTPDSQIRNGISSQTSQESEQILNHFLNRLPIITLKEGTRARVYIGKDILIPSYAEHRVNPTL from the coding sequence ATGGAAACCGTCCCCCAGCAGCCCATTTCGAAAGCGCCCATTTCTAAGACCCTGCCGATCGTCATCGCCCTCACCGGTGCTGTACTGCTGATTGGTGTATCGACCGCCTACAACGCCATGAGTAGCGGCCACAAGAAGGAAGCCACGAAGAGCACGCTTCAGGCTAGGCCCGCCACAGCCGACCCGCAACAAGTATCAGGGTTTGAGAAGCAACAGCAGATGATCGCAAAGAGCGATGCAGACCAGGCCCAGCTAAAACAGGCTCTTGATGCTCTGCAGGCCCAAGAGAGGGCGGTTCCTACCCCAGAGGCAGACTCAAGCGCCCCGATGACGCCAGCACAGAGCCGGGCCATCTACGGCAACAGTCCAAACGCCCCCAACCAGACATCCGGCCAGGCGGAGGCCAGGGCACAAGCCAAGCAACAGGCCGCCGAAAGGGAAAAGCGCCGCGTCGACGCACTCAACAGCGACACAGTAGCCATTGACTTCCAGACGCACGAGCAGAAACCAAGCGGCACCTCACCGACAGTCAGCGGGCCGACAGTAATTGCTACCCAGAATGTCACCGATGTAGCCGATGGCGAAACCCCGGAGCCGAAGGCAGCAGGAGCCAAAGCCAAAGACCCGATGGCTGCTTACGACTTCGACGAGTACGGCGGCAAGCTCTACCGCGTCTTCGAGGGAACAGTTCTTGAGGGCGTCGTCACCAACCACGCAGACGGCGGGATGGCTGGGCCGGTTCTCATCATGCTCACCACTGACTACTACTCACATGACCATCAGCAGCTCTTGTTGCCCCAAGGCACCCGTCTCATCGGCCAGGTGCAGGCTGTCAGTAGCCAGCAGCAGCATAAACTCGCGGTCGTCTTCCATCGTGCTGTATGCCCGGATGGATTTTCGATCGACATCGACAAATACGCAGGCCTCGACCAGATCGGCACCACAGGCCTCGCAACCAAGGTTGACCACGGCTATCTTCAAGCGTTTGCCGCAGCCGCCGCTATCGGGGGCCTGGGAGGACTCGCGCAGATCGGCAACACGGGCAGCGTTCTAACCCCAGATAGTCAAATCCGCAACGGCATCTCCTCGCAAACCAGCCAGGAGAGCGAACAGATCCTAAATCACTTCCTCAATCGGCTACCGATTATCACGCTTAAAGAGGGAACTCGTGCGCGTGTGTACATCGGCAAAGACATTCTCATCCCCTCCTACGCGGAGCATCGCGTCAACCCGACCCTCTAG